The genome window AGCTTGAGCTTTtacagtcccataaccatcattTACTGACTGTGAAAAGTGCCCAAATTTCAGGATTTATTACTGATGTCTTAATGTCTTTCTCCTGTATTCTCACAACAGACTGTACTGCTCAAAATCACAACAACTGCAAATAAGAGAGTGAACTCTGGTTTAAGGTGCATTTCCACTGTGAAAAATACGAGTTGGCTGATGTGCTGTATATATGCTGTTCTGTTTGTGCCCGGCCGTGACTCATAATTTGTCACAGAACATGACTGCAATCAAATCACATCAATGTGCTTTATGACCTATTTAGCTACATATAGAGATTTATGTCCGCGAAACGATATGGAGTGGATGTAATCTCATGTCAAGACAATCTCATGTCAAGACATGAGATTATATTTGAACAAATCAGGCCAGTGGATGTTATGGCGAGGACATGGCTTGACAGATATGATACTTCACTGAGAATCAATATTTAGTCAGTCTTATAGAGGTGAACAcatgtcactctctctctctctctctctctgtgtgtgtgtgtgtgtgtgtgtgtgtgtgtgagtgtgagtgtgtgtgtgtgtgtgtgtgagtgtgtgtgtgtgtgtgtgtgtgtgtgtgtgtgtgtgtgtgtgtgtgtgtgtgtgtgtgtgtgtgtgtgtgtatgtgtgtgtgtgtgtgtgtgtgtgtctaacagAGAAAATCCATCATTTGAAAGTCCTCATGTATATTTCATACCATGCGTGTAAGGATGGGTTCAACTGGTCGAAAAATCCATTCAAATTACTCTTCATCATAACGATCTGATTATTGATTCATTTAATCCCTGAAACCCAGGGTCTGTAGACTGTCACCATACTGTGCTGACTTCTGTAGTGTGGCGTCACATTAAATAATAAGTAACtataaacaaaatatctttAACCAAATTGATATTGAATCAAACAGACTTGGGAATTGAATCGATTTGGGACCTTGTGAATTGGAATCAAGTCGATTTGGGAAATCAGTGCCGATACCCAGACCCGTAtccagaaagaaatgacaggGGGGGCACTAAAGATCCCAGGGGGGCAGTgcccatctatctatctatctatctatctatctatctgtctgtctgtctgtctgtctctctgtctgtctctctgtctgtctgtatagatagatagatagatagacagacagacagtaacgtGCTGTGAGGTCCTTGGCATGGCCAAGAGTCAATTAACGCAGCAGAACTCAAACTGCATAGcgcatgcatatgaaatatctaCGTAGATctgaccgagcaatctgattggtcaatcagacgtttacaatgtgctcaaatgagcatgacagcatggGTAGCCTTGCTCAAGTGAAAAATACcgcatcactgaaaatattactccgcctacatcttattgcccgagtctgtgtggtttccatggcaacacgaaacatttcactgaaacccgcatcaaaagccgctgtcaactttgttagcctgcataatggaccgttttattgtcaattttgatttatttggtgacctaagtttggatgaatggctgaacgaggaagacaagacagaacagaaaaaggagagatatgcgagagtgacgagtgaagagctggatcagctggagacgtcaggaaatgaagccagtaTGGCTTCATTTGGTGTTGATCGGTGTTTTtcaagactacctgaaaaacaccggacaaacagctgatttctcaactgtaaggaaagaagagctaaacaagatcctctgtaaattttatggagctttaatttctataataaagagaatgaaatgcctcagcagagtcagcagcacagacagcacctgctgaggcatattcagcaccacggacagtacccgctgagacagattcagcaccatggacagcgcccgCTGAGAcagtttcagcaccacggacagtacctgatGAGGCatattcagcaccacggacagtacctgtaagattttccatggagatgtgcaggctaactttgttcttgttattaatgcgttaatattatcagttattaattatcctattaatcattattaatttgtttagtcttcatgagtttcctaggccactgatttaattaatttgtcaatttgtttgcatctgtgaatgaacatttaataaatcaacacatctgtgaaaactgtcgtctttatttcagaggtaaattgataacagcctgaaaaggttaTTAGCAAAAGAAAAACCCTGAAAGGTGAGGTTGAAactatataactctgttcagccttaatgtgactgcttactggtGTTACTTTTGTTGCTTAGCcaacgttaaattggagtgacacacccccagtgTAAATAGACCATCTgctggtgagtttatgaaaagatagatgtttgttcTGGCACCGACACTGGAAACCAGTAGcctttatttaaatataactgttaatataagttcgttgtagataaaaatcagctgtgttggtgagtcgttgtcacggcacctgttagattaaaaatgactgagaaatcggcagaagtataactatcatgaaaaaattattttttccagcggatattctagttacaacatgattgagcgagcaaagcagttttgtgttgctatgtgtggtatttattcaattttggggaatcacgatgtctagaaaacatgataagctcaagttggctggctgacaaggactagttaacgtcagatctcatgtatttccactgaaacggagagaatactagcaaaaaacttttatattttgagagcgaaatgcccacagtatggatacattttgattatacattttattttgttggtaatagttgtaattgcattattacaaataataaaaacagtgatcacgccaacatggcctgtatcatatatgacatcTCAACAGTCACATCACGCCAATGAATAGATTCACCTGTATCTCTCAACAGCACAggatttgcagcatttgaaaaataaagaacaataatgACCAATACAATCAACAAAATATCCATTTCTAAACTTGCACACAACCAGTTATTTCTATCCTGTGTATTCCACCGTTTGAATGAAACGGCCAAATTGAtcaaccgagagagagagagagagagagagagagagagagagagagagagagagagccaagcTCCCAGTCAGTGCACTCTGTAGCAAAGTAGATAAATGTAGCCTACCTTCTGCCTGGAAGCTAGCAGGTCACGTCGGGGTGTGAAGAAGCTTTGTTCTCCCACCTCCAGCTTCACTGTCTTTTCAGCCATGCAGTCATTTTATAGACGTTTATAACGTTAGACATAGTGTAGCTTTGTGGTGTCTGTAgctactagctagctagcagacaGAAAACTAAAGGAAGTCCAGACCATCACCGTAATCTCGCGTTATAGCCAACCGACTTCAAATGTTTCTTCCTGCCTCTTTAGGGCTCACTCACAGCGAAGCGGCTGGCATTGTTCtcgctaaaataatttaaaaattgtttgacctccatatttgtaattaattcactccGACCAAGTTTTTTAAGAGCCTAACAttaagtctctctccctcactcgctCCCCTCCCTTGTGCGGGACGTGAACATGAACGGTGCGTTCCTTGGTTGGGATTGGTCAGGTTTTAGGCCAGAGGAGTTCGATTGGTTAAAGTAATATCAGGCCAATAAGATGCAGAATAGCCCAGGAGTCATCAcagagatttaatgtgatggagatttaacttaaagagagagagagagagagagagagagagagagagaggatttaacttaaagagacagtaacattttttgacgaaaaaaaagaaaaagcatttcGTCGCTTTTCGTTCAGGGCGGGCCCAGCTGATGATCCCCCTAAAGCTCGCCCTTGAACACGGGTCTGCCGATACTAAGTcctacgtgcatgtgtgttatttgtGGGTGTATCGCTTTGagttgtatgtgtgtcagtgtgtgtgtgtgtgtgtgtgtgtgtgtgtgtgtgtgtgtgtgtgtgtgtgtgtgtgatgctcagCCAGCTGGTGTCCAATCCACCTGTGTTATCGATCCAGGCAGACAGAACCTGCTGTCTGGCCCGTGCCTTGTCATCTTGCCAAGCACAgtgtacagcatgtgtgtgtgtgtcacatcacaatgcaaacatttgcacaaaaatagGTTGTATAAATGAAATTTGACTGAGTGAAAGACAGTGTGGGTGAGATAGGCCCATGTTTGGAGATTATGAAAAGGCTTTACGAAGGTACATTTCCTCCCGCAAAAGCAATGTCAACAGAAACATGATGTCCGCTCGAGGAGGTGTGCAACATTTGCTTACTTGATgaccgtgttttttttttgtttttttgggggggatttttttttgcatgtgtgcatctgtgtgcatgtgtgtgcgtgtgtttgctttgtgtgtgtgtgtgtgtgtgtgtgtgtgtgtgtgtgtgtgtgacctgaaGAACATTCTGTCTGGTGTGCCTGTCTTTGTCCTTTGCTTGTGTCTTGTGACTGTTGCATCAGGGGTTTTCTATTGACTTTTATCATGACAGGAAGCCTTTAATGTGTTTATCTCACAGGGGTTGAAAAATGGTTTTGAGGTGGATGAAGTGATGAACGTAACAGGTAGTAAATGTTACAACATCCTGTTGTCAGGGCTGGAACATAAGGCTAACATTATCTAAATGGAATCCTTACATATTTACAGCTCGGATATTTTAAAGTAATAAGtattaataatgacaataataatattttatttatttatttatttaaagtgttttttcagTAGTTCATGGTTCTTCATCAAACCACACAGCAGGTTGGGAAtgtaaaacacaacagagccaATTTGCAACACAGAAATGCGCTGAAATCGAATTTGGATTGCTGAAATCTCGTTTTGGTTTAAGACATTTGGGAGTAACCCCAGACACGGCTGTAACCTTGAATTTGCTTGTGCTTTGTTAAACAGCAAagagtgtgtgctgcagctgtgGTAGACGAGGATAACTGGAACATTCTGCCACCTGTACATTCAGCAGAAGGCCAGAGCGGTGAGAAACTTGTGCACCAAAAATTTCTTGAACTAAGTTGTAATGAGGAAATTCTTTCATGCATTGAACATCAAGTTTTTATTAAACTGAACTTTTAATTTACACTGTACAAAAAGACAAGGCCTTTTATTCTTGTGTTGCCtgttgaagagaaaaaaagtcattagATTGTGAAATACTTGCACACATTAGAAGTATCAGCTGTTAAGTCATTTCAACTTACATCCCTCTCCAGTTTCTGAATTTCCAACTCCAGCTTACGCATCTTGAGTTTTTTGTAGGCCACCTCCTCTTTGCTCTCTTCGATTTTTTGAAGAAGAAACCTTTTGTACACATCTTGTACATTATCCACTTCCTACAGAAAATACCGGAATTAGTTTATGATTCTACTTTCTTTAATTAGTGATTGAGGAAAGTGTACTCACATGTTTTCCTGCAGTTTTAGAAGTTGGCAAATGTCCATGAGATGTGGCGAGCTCAGGCTCTTGCTGCAGCTGTATTTTGAGTTTACAATAAGTTACGTTGAGAACAAATAAATGAgcgcgtttacatgcacaccatattcctgtattttttggaatatccgcaatattccagttgcgcacgagtcatgtaaacacgtaccGAACCCGATTACGGTCGTATTCCGTTAGGAGAAatttccgaataagacccctcgcatatgcctgttccaaccagaatattgtgccatgtaaacaccttaatcggaaaatgccccgttCCAGAATATTCAGTTATGTCTGCACATGCttgattcacaatgaatcctggggcgtctttgttgctatggttactgcaagcggggagaacgacatggcgaacagcatggcgaaaagcagcaagagccagcatttttggagtgaggaggagactgcagtctgccttcagctaatgaaagacttaaatatcatcgagtatatcgatgggagaaaacagaaatagtgacagaagaagaagaagaagaagtagaataagaagaagaagaagaagaagaagaagaagaagaagaagaagacttcttcttctgtatttccggcagaccagatgcctatatgtgtactgctgccccccgtggctgagtgtcgcattacgtaagagagtggtaTACGAAACACGAGAATATGCCAAGTAAtgtgtaaacggaatattccagttgccatataaacaccttattcagaaaattaccttaaccggaatattgacccgaatcagaatatggtgtgcatgtaaacatagtcagtGACAGCCTATGTCATGTCTAATCCTTTAGGTTCTTACCTCAGTTCTCTCTGAGCAAAGTGAAATGATTTCCTCAGCACCTGGAGGTTCAGTAACATCTTCATCCTAAAAGTCATAAATGCCCCAATTAAAAATTAATTGACTGAAAAATGCTGGAGGATTAACACATGATTAATTTGAGGGTTTTAATGTGTTAttaaaaaatcaacactaaatgtttaattttgatCCACTGTATCGCTCTGTATCACACATGATACAGAGCGATACAGCGAACAAGACAACCTGtggcctgctctctctctctctctctctctctctctctctctctctctctctctctctctctctctatttctctttccctctctcatacTCAGTggccacctgcacaatctaatccaatccaatccaatccaactgttctgccaaaaagtttttttttctaatgccAGTAATGTTTAGGTTTTCCCTGTGAAATGGCATGGCATGCATATGGTGTTGCATCCTCCATATAAGATGTATTGTGCCTTTACAATGACCCTGAGGCTTAAACCACTATAGCGTGTGACCAAAAACAATCAAGACATACAGTGGTCTGTAACTCACATCAGAGTTTGCCTCCTGGGTTGCTGGAGGAGAATCAATGAGGATCACAGAGCCACCTGTAAGTAAAATCATAGCCCTTAATCCTAGCTGCCTTTTACAAGGCAGTGTATAAAATATGCAACATTACACAGGGCACCTACCTCTAATATCTGAGCTGCAGTCAAGCAGTGCCACTGATTTGTTCCTCTTAATATCTTCCACCACCGGTTGCCCTCTGGAGTCCAGCATCAGTTCTTCAGATGGCGTCATGTCCATGGGTGTGTAGTCTCCTCCAGATTTGACAGCAAGGGCTCTCTTCTTAACTgcttaaatattattatttatggttAATATAGTCACCCTTGCACATTTAATTCCATGTTATGCAAGATGCATATATTTACCATTTTGCAGAATGTTCTTATGctttatttttacttgctgCCACGTCCTTCTGGTGCCACTGGAACTGTACCTAAAGGCAAGTGTGTTGTCAGAAATACAATGGCTACTTACTAAAGTGTAAAGTCTAAATTCTTGGCTTCCAACAAAAATGTACCCCAGAATACTGCAGTTTGGAGATACACTTACCTATTTAGTCTATCTGCTATTTTTGCCCATGCCGCCTCTCTGGCCTTGTTAATGGCAGCAGTGTTGCCCTTCTTGGTTATAATGTCTTTGTATTCATCATATAGCTCAACTAATATCTgttgttctgtctgtgtgaacacagcagctctctctttcctctctgccaTGATTTAGAAATCTACTGTGCTGTGCCGCTGTTAAGCTCTGTGCGTGTTTACGTAATGATTGTGCAAGCCTGGATTAAATTAGCTTAGCCTTTCTGGCTGAGCAGCGATTCCCTGTAGTAAAACCAGAATAGCTCTGTTCAAAAGGTCGTGCTAACTCAAGCCAGGTTTTGGTAAGGaagcatggattttttttcagctgcactCTGTAAAATACCTGCCAGGCCTGTTTAACTGGTAATTATAATAACTGATTGTCATTTTAGCTCATTCTGACGTTGTTCTCCACCACTGCCCAGAGGCCATCACCAGCTGTGGCACTGTGAAGGAGAGGAGTCTAAAAGAGAAATACATTATTAGCTGCTTTTTCTTTGGCTGCTCTAAAAACAATACTAGCTGTgactaaaacaataaaagcaatcaCAAAACAGGATATAAATTATTGGCCTGAGAGAGAGCAATAATCAGTGCCTCTTCCTAAAAAAGACAGCCAAAATTAAATAGCTTTTTGCTTACCTCTTATTGTAATAATAACTGTTACAAATTTTCACTCCTATCTCACTGTACTTCTATTTTTCTCGATGTCTCTTGCAGCAAGCTTAACACATTGTATGGAAAACATtgcatgaaatatatatatttaaaatcaataaaaatctaataaaaaacAGGCAGTGAATTCTTACCAAAACAGCAAGATCACATTGTCCTTGAGGCCAGTGTGATATAGGCTTTTTGCTCTGAATGTTGTCTGTAAAGCAGTTCTGCCTCCCATGCTATTTTCCCCAAAAGAGGAGAGATTATGAGCAATCAGTAGCAACAGAGCACATATGGGTAAGAAGCAGGTTGTAATCATAGACAGGGCCATCCCTCCCTAAACACAGGATGCGCGCTGTGTGTAGGGCCTCATGTTGTGCTGGGGGCCTCGTGCAAATGTGGCGCATATATGTTCGCCGCAGTGTCCCTGGTGTGAGCTGTAATCTTTGACCATTaacatctgaccaatcacagctcagaaCCGGGCATCAGTGCAGGTGAAGAGATGGTGACGAAAAGACAATTTGAACCCAGTGCaagcaagagggaaaaaaacaaaagagaagttCGAGCTTCACTTGAAGGTGGGTATGTTGtttaagtaaaaatgtaaaactttggcCATGCTATACACTTCAGCTGCAATTCACCACATGAGAGAAGTCCAGTCACTGTATTTAGGCTACTGGAGATTGAGTTATTTCAGACATAACCATCCATTAAATGTCCTGTTAAATGTCCAAACCCTAACACCTTTAGCTGCACTCTACATTCTTCATTTTGTGGGTACTGGATGCGagtgcaaaaacacatcttTCGCGTACAGTTCATTAATTTTGACCCAgcagtgtctgagatattgaGCATGATGCTTTGAGCCCTGATGGCCAGGTGGTGGTGCTTTGGTGGGTTAGTTGGGATTATATTCAAAGTTTCAGTCCCCCTGTCAGAATCCAGCTTTCCTCCAAGTTTAATCCAAAACAgaccagcagaggctcagaagtAATCCTTGATAGAAGGTCAGACTAAAGTGCCCAGTCCATTCCCTGATCTTCTATCCTGGGGGACAGCTAGAGAGAAAATAGCACCAGGCAAGTTAGCCaatatgtttattaaaaaaaaaaaaaaaagaaaagcaaaaaagcatGCAACAGTTTATTAGGAATACAGCACAACCACAATCTCCTGTATCTGAACCTCTTGACAATTAAGCTATTTCAGACAGCTGACATTTCAGATAATTGAAACATGCATTAAAAACCAAACCTT of Myripristis murdjan chromosome 1, fMyrMur1.1, whole genome shotgun sequence contains these proteins:
- the LOC115368750 gene encoding uncharacterized protein LOC115368750 isoform X1; its protein translation is MAERKERAAVFTQTEQQILVELYDEYKDIITKKGNTAAINKAREAAWAKIADRLNRYSSSGTRRTWQQVKIKHKNILQNAVKKRALAVKSGGDYTPMDMTPSEELMLDSRGQPVVEDIKRNKSVALLDCSSDIRGGSVILIDSPPATQEANSDDEDVTEPPGAEEIISLCSERTELQQEPELATSHGHLPTSKTAGKHEVDNVQDVYKRFLLQKIEESKEEVAYKKLKMRKLELEIQKLERDATQE
- the LOC115368750 gene encoding uncharacterized protein LOC115368750 isoform X2, translated to MAERKERAAVFTQTEQQILVELYDEYKDIITKKGNTAAINKAREAAWAKIADRLNRYSSSGTRRTWQQVKIKHKNILQNVKKRALAVKSGGDYTPMDMTPSEELMLDSRGQPVVEDIKRNKSVALLDCSSDIRGGSVILIDSPPATQEANSDDEDVTEPPGAEEIISLCSERTELQQEPELATSHGHLPTSKTAGKHEVDNVQDVYKRFLLQKIEESKEEVAYKKLKMRKLELEIQKLERDATQE
- the LOC115368750 gene encoding uncharacterized protein LOC115368750 isoform X3; the protein is MAERKERAAVFTQTEQQILVELYDEYKDIITKKGNTAAINKAREAAWAKIADRLNRYSSSGTRRTWQQVKIKHKNILQNAVKKRALAVKSGGDYTPMDMTPSEELMLDSRGQPVVEDIKRNKSVALLDCSSDIRGGSVILIDSPPATQEANSDDEDVTEPPGAEEIISLCSERTEEVDNVQDVYKRFLLQKIEESKEEVAYKKLKMRKLELEIQKLERDATQE